From the genome of Gilliamella sp. wkB7, one region includes:
- the mlaF gene encoding phospholipid ABC transporter ATP-binding protein MlaF, with protein sequence MSFYRGTRPIYKNMSLTVQKGKITAIMGPSGIGKTTLLRLIGGQLKPQTGQILFDGEDIPSMSRSRLYEVRKRMSMLFQSGALFTDLSVFDNVAYPLREHLKLPEPVLHNLVLMKLQSVGLRGAANMMPSELSGGMARRAALARAIALDPDLIMFDEPFAGQDPISMGVIVKLISEINQSLGLTCIVVSHDVNEVLSIADYAYIVAEQHIIAGGTSEQLRDNDDLRVKQFLEGLADGPVPFHYPANDYKLDLSRGIK encoded by the coding sequence ATGTCTTTCTATCGTGGAACACGGCCTATTTATAAAAATATGAGTTTGACTGTTCAAAAAGGCAAGATAACCGCTATTATGGGGCCTTCTGGAATTGGTAAAACTACACTATTAAGACTGATTGGTGGACAATTAAAACCACAAACAGGACAAATTTTATTTGATGGTGAAGACATACCAAGCATGTCTCGCTCAAGACTATATGAAGTACGTAAGCGCATGAGTATGCTATTCCAATCAGGCGCGTTATTTACTGACCTATCTGTATTTGATAATGTCGCTTATCCTCTACGCGAACACCTTAAATTACCTGAACCAGTATTACATAACTTGGTATTGATGAAATTACAATCCGTAGGACTTCGCGGTGCAGCAAATATGATGCCCTCTGAATTATCTGGAGGGATGGCTAGACGAGCGGCATTAGCGAGAGCAATTGCGCTTGATCCTGATTTAATCATGTTTGACGAACCTTTTGCTGGACAAGATCCAATTTCAATGGGCGTAATTGTTAAGCTTATTTCTGAAATTAATCAATCGTTAGGATTAACATGCATAGTGGTTAGTCATGATGTAAACGAAGTGTTGAGTATTGCTGATTACGCCTACATTGTAGCAGAACAGCATATTATCGCTGGCGGTACTTCAGAGCAACTACGTGACAATGATGATTTACGAGTTAAACAATTCTTGGAAGGACTTGCAGATGGACCAGTACCTTTTCATTATCCTGCTAATGATTACAAATTGGACCTAAGCAGAGGTATAAAATAA